One Gigantopelta aegis isolate Gae_Host chromosome 1, Gae_host_genome, whole genome shotgun sequence genomic region harbors:
- the LOC121380510 gene encoding multiple epidermal growth factor-like domains protein 11 encodes MEVAAKAACVNGVWSPSCRKQCGHCSESSCNNQDGSCLCQTGWAQPTCTECIVGKYGDNCNQTCGNCKGKQCDRLTGSCLGGCVVGFTKPETGCAEKLASDIQDNKDNDVTVTALAIVAGASIALCIVLTGVLVWYITHLKAKLRQCERDSSKWKANHVHDEDYENCGAQKIDFSNEAGSVTNTGEPPRQGSQNTTSQSRDQNSQDGENESGYVNAEQDIQMNEYEKLDTSTDTTSQNVYEKITGI; translated from the exons ATGGAGGTGGCCGCGAAGGCAG CTTGTGTCAATGGAGTATGGAGTCCCTCTTGCCGCAAACAATGTGGACACTGTAGTGAATCTTCGTGTAATAACCAGGACGGAAGTTGTCTATGTCAAACAGGATGGGCTCAACCGACATGTACAG AATGTATTGTTGGAAAATATGGAGACAACTGTAATCAGACTTGTGGTAACTGCAAAGGCAAACAATGTGATCGTCTGACTGGATCTTGTCTTGGTGGATGTGTTGTTGGGTTTACCAAACCGGAGACAGGCTGTGCAGAAAAAC TTGCATCAGATATACAAGATAACAAGGATAATGATGTCACTGTCACTGCCCTGGCTATTGTAGCAGGAGCGTCCATAGCTTTATGTATTGTGCTCACCGGTGTGCTTGTTTG GTATATTACACATCTTAAAGCGAAACTTAGACAGTGTGAACGAGACAGTTCTAAGTGGAAAGCGAACCATGTACATGATGAAGATTACGAAAATTGTGGAGCACAAAAAATTGATTTCAGTAATGAAGCTGGATCTGTGACTAACACAGGGGAGCCTCCTCGACAGGGTAGCCAGAATACAACATCTCAGTCACGTGATCAGAATTCACAAGATGGAGAGAACGAGAGTGGTTACGTTAATGCAGAGCAAGatattcaaatgaatgaatatgaaaAACTTGATACTTCGACAGATACCACTTCACAGAATGTCTATGAAAAAATAACTGGTATATAA